One window of Pseudomonas sp. ML2-2023-3 genomic DNA carries:
- a CDS encoding FAD-dependent oxidoreductase — translation MPFVISTDVLIVGAGVAGLWLNARLRRQGFSTIVVERESLGGGQSVKSQGIIHGGAKYALHGALTGASEAIADMPRRWREALAGDGELDLSGVRLLSEAHYLWSPGTLAGNLTSFFASKAVRGRVDQVKGDQLPPALQDPRFKGKVYRLAELVVDVPSLIERLAELAGDGLLAGQTIEPLFENNELIGLRVDGRDIHAQRIVLSAGAGNAELLASAGISVPAQQLRPLHMVLVKGPSLKPLYAHCLGGGPKPRITVTTHPAADGEWVWYLGGDIAEADGVAREPAEQIAVAKKELGNLLPWVDLSQAQWATLRVNRAEPAQSGLVRPDNAYLADQGRLLVGWPTKLALAPDFSDRVIQALENDGIKPGNAPALPALPRPPLGKTAWEQLLP, via the coding sequence ATGCCATTTGTTATTTCCACCGACGTGCTGATTGTCGGCGCTGGTGTTGCCGGCCTCTGGCTCAATGCCCGCCTGCGACGTCAGGGGTTTTCCACGATTGTGGTCGAACGTGAAAGCCTGGGCGGCGGTCAGAGCGTGAAATCTCAGGGCATCATTCATGGCGGCGCCAAGTACGCGCTGCACGGCGCCCTGACCGGCGCCTCTGAAGCCATCGCCGATATGCCCCGGCGCTGGCGTGAAGCCCTGGCCGGTGATGGCGAACTGGATCTGAGCGGCGTGCGCCTGCTCTCCGAAGCCCATTACCTGTGGTCACCCGGCACGCTGGCGGGCAACCTCACCAGCTTTTTTGCCAGCAAGGCCGTACGGGGCCGGGTCGATCAAGTCAAAGGCGACCAATTGCCCCCCGCCCTGCAAGACCCGCGCTTCAAGGGCAAGGTCTATCGTCTGGCGGAGCTGGTGGTCGATGTTCCCAGCCTGATTGAGCGTCTGGCCGAGTTGGCGGGCGACGGCCTGCTGGCCGGCCAGACCATTGAACCCCTGTTTGAAAACAACGAGCTGATCGGCCTGCGGGTCGACGGACGCGACATTCATGCCCAGCGCATTGTATTGAGCGCAGGTGCAGGCAATGCCGAGCTACTGGCCAGTGCCGGTATCAGTGTTCCAGCCCAGCAACTGCGTCCGTTGCACATGGTGCTGGTCAAGGGTCCTAGCCTCAAACCGCTCTACGCCCATTGCCTGGGCGGTGGCCCCAAGCCGCGCATTACCGTCACCACCCACCCGGCCGCTGATGGTGAATGGGTATGGTACCTGGGCGGAGACATCGCCGAAGCCGATGGTGTTGCCCGCGAACCTGCCGAGCAAATCGCCGTTGCCAAAAAAGAGCTGGGCAATTTGCTGCCGTGGGTCGATCTGAGCCAGGCGCAATGGGCCACGTTGCGGGTCAACCGCGCCGAGCCTGCGCAGTCGGGCCTGGTGCGCCCGGACAACGCCTACCTGGCGGATCAAGGCCGCCTGCTGGTGGGTTGGCCTACCAAGCTGGCACTGGCACCTGACTTCTCGGATCGCGTGATCCAGGCACTGGAAAACGACGGTATCAAGCCGGGCAATGCCCCGGCCCTGCCTGCGCTACCGCGCCCGCCTCTGGGCAAGACCGCCTGGGAGCAACTGTTGCCATGA
- a CDS encoding O-antigen ligase family protein: MQFSYLNYSKQRVFDFICLWLLPAGLLLLLSDLYFLPGRSLHHKLYYGLFSIPTLIAIILRPKELKEILRDPIVLGFMLFAAWAMASLMWTNGEEDFVGSLKPALHLLMLFWGCALLTRYRSESLQPVFFAAAVIALVATVYNLYMFIPISLVVPEYRMIGAGAFDNPLLSSHAFGFFCIYWLTLGMTCKRPQILFIAIPAFTIMFAALLATGSRTPLVAVVMAMVWLSFICWNRRSLALMSMLVVGGAVVVALFWEMLISRGSSFRLDLWNMVLALIEQRPWIGYGYEATLGLELPGTGGYIVSEPHNFALGVLYYTGILGFTPWLFMQVWGLYSSWRHRVQPLFILASAWLVYGIGAGLTEGGGILPRPKEHWYLLWIPLALIAALSINQRLKTLRDRPVRNLSQAAFDTLQTHAQVIEEDGLGPKVLRLENGNFLKLFRGRRCYTSGSFNPYSERFAVNSERLQGMGIAAPKILDLYQLKDGSTAVLYQPLPGQTLRQVMQSMGSPAVRQALVERFGKFLAVLHDKGIYFRSLHLGNVLLMDDGEFALIDIADMHLYPSALRIALRQRNLRHMQRYPEDRRWLFEEQLQALLDGYASLADPVAVNSLSQQIKQLGTAHAAT, encoded by the coding sequence ATGCAATTCAGTTACTTAAATTATTCAAAGCAGCGGGTGTTTGATTTCATCTGCCTGTGGCTACTACCTGCCGGTCTTTTATTGCTTCTATCCGACCTTTATTTTCTGCCAGGACGCAGTCTTCATCACAAGTTGTATTACGGCCTGTTCAGTATTCCGACCCTTATCGCGATCATCTTGCGGCCCAAAGAGCTGAAAGAGATTCTGCGTGACCCGATAGTCCTCGGCTTCATGTTGTTTGCCGCCTGGGCGATGGCCAGCCTGATGTGGACCAACGGCGAAGAAGACTTCGTGGGTTCGCTCAAGCCGGCCTTGCACCTGCTGATGCTGTTCTGGGGCTGCGCGCTGCTGACCCGATACCGCAGTGAAAGCCTGCAACCGGTGTTCTTCGCCGCTGCTGTGATTGCCTTGGTCGCGACTGTCTATAACCTGTACATGTTCATTCCCATCAGCCTTGTCGTCCCGGAATACCGGATGATCGGTGCGGGCGCCTTCGACAACCCGCTGCTGAGCTCTCACGCGTTCGGCTTCTTTTGCATTTACTGGCTCACCCTGGGCATGACCTGCAAACGGCCGCAGATCCTGTTTATCGCGATCCCAGCCTTTACCATCATGTTCGCAGCACTGCTGGCCACCGGCTCCAGAACCCCTCTGGTGGCAGTCGTAATGGCCATGGTGTGGCTGAGCTTTATCTGCTGGAACCGCCGCTCACTGGCGCTGATGAGCATGCTGGTTGTGGGAGGGGCAGTGGTGGTCGCGCTGTTCTGGGAAATGCTCATAAGCCGTGGCAGTTCATTTCGACTTGATCTGTGGAACATGGTGCTTGCGCTGATAGAACAACGCCCGTGGATCGGTTATGGTTACGAAGCTACTCTGGGCCTGGAACTGCCGGGCACCGGCGGCTACATCGTAAGCGAACCACACAACTTCGCCCTCGGCGTGCTGTATTACACCGGCATTCTGGGCTTCACGCCCTGGCTGTTCATGCAGGTCTGGGGGCTTTACAGCAGCTGGCGCCATCGCGTGCAACCGCTGTTCATCCTGGCGTCTGCCTGGCTGGTGTACGGCATTGGTGCCGGCCTGACCGAAGGCGGCGGCATACTGCCAAGGCCGAAAGAACACTGGTACCTGCTGTGGATTCCCCTGGCCCTGATTGCTGCTCTGAGCATCAACCAGCGCCTCAAGACTTTGCGCGACCGACCTGTGCGCAACCTTTCCCAGGCGGCGTTCGACACCCTTCAGACCCATGCGCAGGTGATTGAAGAAGATGGTCTGGGCCCCAAAGTCCTGCGCCTGGAAAACGGCAACTTCCTCAAGCTGTTCCGCGGGCGTCGCTGCTATACATCCGGCAGTTTCAACCCGTACTCCGAACGTTTTGCCGTCAACAGCGAGCGCTTGCAGGGCATGGGGATTGCCGCACCGAAAATCCTGGACCTGTATCAACTGAAGGATGGCAGTACGGCTGTGCTGTATCAGCCGCTGCCGGGCCAAACCCTGCGTCAGGTCATGCAATCGATGGGGTCGCCCGCGGTTCGCCAGGCACTGGTGGAGCGATTCGGCAAGTTCCTGGCGGTACTGCACGACAAGGGCATTTACTTCCGCTCGCTACATTTGGGCAATGTGCTGCTGATGGACGATGGCGAATTCGCCCTGATCGATATCGCCGACATGCACCTCTACCCTTCAGCGCTCAGGATCGCCTTGCGCCAGCGCAACCTGCGCCACATGCAGCGTTACCCCGAAGATCGCCGCTGGTTGTTCGAAGAACAACTGCAGGCGCTACTCGACGGCTACGCCAGCCTGGCCGACCCGGTGGCCGTCAACAGCCTGAGCCAGCAAATCAAACAGCTGGGCACGGCACACGCTGCAACCTGA
- a CDS encoding multidrug efflux SMR transporter, whose protein sequence is MNAYYYLAIAICAEVIATVSMKAIKGFSTPLPLVLVIAGYATAFWMLTLVVRTIPVGVAYAVWAGMGIVMVSIAALFIYGQKLDVPAMLGMGLIVLGVVVIQLFSKTAGH, encoded by the coding sequence ATGAACGCCTACTACTATCTGGCCATCGCCATTTGCGCCGAAGTGATTGCAACCGTCTCCATGAAAGCGATCAAGGGCTTCAGCACGCCATTGCCTCTGGTTCTGGTGATTGCCGGCTACGCCACTGCGTTCTGGATGTTGACCCTGGTGGTTCGCACCATCCCGGTAGGCGTGGCTTACGCCGTGTGGGCAGGCATGGGCATCGTGATGGTGAGCATCGCGGCACTGTTTATCTACGGTCAAAAGCTCGATGTGCCTGCCATGCTCGGCATGGGCCTGATTGTGTTGGGGGTGGTGGTGATCCAGTTGTTCTCGAAAACTGCGGGGCACTGA
- a CDS encoding aldo/keto reductase — MSQPTLHELHRPLGRTGLLVSPLGLGTVKLGRDQGVKYPSGFQIPGDDEARMLLKLSRDLGINLIDTAPAYGRSEERLGPLLRGQRQDWVIVSKVGEEFVNGQSSHDFSAAHTRRSVERSLQRLETDFIDLVLVHSDGNDLAILNECEVYETLAELKREGKIRGFGLSGKTVEGGLKALETGDCAMVTYNLNEQAELPVIEFAAAHGKAILVKKALASGHVCLSPGVDPVRASFELVFGHHGVASAIVGTINPLHLAHNVATVAQVLRKT; from the coding sequence ATGAGCCAGCCAACCCTGCACGAACTTCATCGACCGCTGGGCCGTACCGGCCTGCTGGTCTCGCCACTGGGCCTTGGCACCGTGAAGCTGGGCCGCGACCAGGGGGTCAAGTACCCCAGCGGTTTTCAGATACCGGGGGATGACGAAGCGCGAATGCTGCTCAAGCTCAGCCGTGACCTGGGCATCAACCTGATCGACACCGCGCCCGCCTACGGCCGCAGTGAAGAACGCCTGGGCCCGCTTTTGCGCGGCCAGCGCCAGGACTGGGTGATTGTCAGCAAAGTGGGCGAAGAGTTCGTCAACGGCCAGTCGAGCCATGATTTCAGTGCAGCTCATACTCGGCGCTCGGTGGAGCGCAGCCTGCAACGTTTGGAAACGGATTTCATCGATCTGGTCCTGGTGCACTCTGACGGCAATGACCTTGCGATTCTCAATGAGTGCGAGGTCTACGAGACCCTTGCAGAACTGAAACGCGAAGGCAAGATTCGCGGCTTCGGCCTGTCGGGCAAAACCGTTGAAGGCGGGCTCAAGGCCCTGGAAACAGGCGATTGCGCGATGGTCACCTATAACCTCAATGAGCAGGCCGAGCTGCCTGTTATCGAATTCGCCGCGGCCCACGGCAAAGCCATTCTGGTTAAAAAAGCATTGGCCAGCGGGCATGTTTGCTTGAGCCCGGGGGTTGATCCGGTACGCGCCAGCTTCGAACTGGTATTTGGCCATCACGGAGTTGCCAGTGCTATTGTCGGCACCATCAATCCGCTGCACCTGGCCCATAACGTGGCGACGGTTGCGCAGGTACTGCGTAAAACCTGA
- the hldE gene encoding bifunctional D-glycero-beta-D-manno-heptose-7-phosphate kinase/D-glycero-beta-D-manno-heptose 1-phosphate adenylyltransferase HldE: MKLSMPRFDQAPVLVVGDVMLDRYWHGGTSRISPEAPVPVVKVEQIEDRPGGAANVALNIAALGAPASLVGVTGDDEAADSLANRLEGAGVRALFQRIAHQPTIVKLRVMSRHQQLLRIDFEEPFATDALALGAEVENLLEGIKVLVLSDYGKGALKNHQVLIQAARAKGIPVLADPKGKDFSIYRGASLITPNLSEFEAIVGGCTDEADLVAKGARLMADLDLGALLVTRGEHGMTLLRPGFAAMHLPARAREVFDVTGAGDTVISTLAAAIAAGEELPHAVALANLAAGIVVGKLGTAAISAPELRRAIQRSEGSERGVLSLDQLLQAIEDARAHNEKIVFTNGCFDILHAGHVTYLEQARAQGDRLIVAVNDDASVSRLKGPGRPINSVDRRMAVLAGLGAVDWVISFPEATPENLLAQVKPDVLVKGGDYGIDQVVGADIVAAYGGTVKVLGLVENSSTTAIVEKIRGQ; this comes from the coding sequence ATGAAGTTGTCCATGCCGCGATTCGATCAAGCCCCTGTCTTGGTGGTAGGCGATGTCATGCTCGACCGTTATTGGCATGGCGGGACCTCACGGATTTCGCCTGAGGCGCCGGTGCCGGTGGTCAAGGTCGAGCAAATCGAAGACCGCCCGGGCGGCGCTGCCAACGTTGCACTCAACATTGCCGCACTGGGTGCGCCTGCCTCATTGGTCGGTGTGACCGGCGACGATGAAGCCGCCGACAGCCTGGCCAATCGGCTTGAAGGCGCCGGTGTTCGTGCATTGTTCCAGCGAATCGCGCACCAGCCGACCATCGTCAAGCTACGGGTCATGAGCCGTCACCAGCAACTGCTGCGTATCGACTTCGAAGAACCGTTCGCCACTGACGCCCTGGCGTTGGGCGCCGAAGTTGAAAACCTGCTCGAAGGCATCAAGGTGCTGGTGCTGTCCGACTACGGCAAAGGCGCCCTGAAAAACCATCAGGTGCTGATCCAGGCTGCGCGGGCCAAAGGTATTCCGGTTCTGGCTGACCCCAAGGGCAAGGACTTCTCTATCTACCGTGGTGCAAGCCTGATCACGCCCAATCTCAGCGAGTTCGAAGCCATCGTCGGTGGCTGCACCGATGAGGCTGACCTGGTGGCCAAAGGCGCCAGGCTGATGGCTGATCTGGATCTGGGGGCCTTGCTGGTGACCCGTGGCGAGCATGGCATGACCTTGTTGCGTCCGGGCTTTGCAGCCATGCACTTGCCCGCTCGGGCACGTGAAGTGTTTGACGTTACAGGTGCTGGCGATACCGTTATTTCGACCCTGGCCGCCGCCATTGCTGCCGGTGAAGAACTGCCCCACGCCGTGGCGCTGGCCAATCTGGCGGCCGGTATTGTTGTCGGCAAGCTGGGTACGGCAGCCATCAGTGCGCCGGAACTGCGCCGGGCGATTCAGCGCTCCGAAGGTTCTGAGCGTGGTGTTCTGAGCCTAGATCAGCTGTTACAGGCCATCGAAGATGCACGGGCGCATAACGAGAAAATCGTCTTCACCAATGGTTGCTTCGACATCCTCCATGCCGGTCATGTGACCTACCTGGAGCAAGCGCGGGCCCAGGGCGATCGCCTGATCGTTGCGGTCAACGATGACGCTTCAGTGAGTCGCCTCAAAGGCCCTGGTCGCCCGATCAATAGCGTTGACCGGCGTATGGCCGTATTGGCGGGTTTGGGCGCGGTGGACTGGGTGATCAGCTTCCCTGAAGCGACTCCAGAGAACCTGCTGGCCCAGGTCAAGCCGGATGTACTGGTCAAGGGCGGTGATTACGGGATCGATCAAGTGGTCGGTGCCGATATCGTGGCGGCTTATGGCGGTACGGTCAAAGTGCTGGGGCTGGTTGAAAACAGCTCGACCACGGCGATTGTCGAGAAGATTCGCGGTCAGTAA
- the msbA gene encoding lipid A export permease/ATP-binding protein MsbA — MTESSPSTSESSLKIYLRLLSYVRPYVGLFLLSILGFLIFASTQPMLGYILKYFVDGLSNPDAVLFPTVPYLRDLRLLQVVPILIVLIAAWQGLGSFLGNYFLAKVSLGLVHDLRVQLFNNLLVLPNRYFDKHNSGHLISRITFNVTMVTGAATDAIKVVIREGMTVVFLFGSLLWMNWRLTLVMVAILPLIAVMVSTASKKFRKQSKKIQVAMGDVTHVASETIQGYRVVRSFGGEAYEQKRFLEASQSNTDKQLRMTRTGAIYTPMLQLVIYVAMGVLMFLVLYLRGDSSAGDMIAYITLAGLLPKPIRQLSEVSSTIQKGVAGAESIFEQLDEQPEVDTGTVERDHVSGRLEVRNLNFTYPDTDRQVLKDVTFTAEPGQMVALVGRSGSGKSTLANLIPRFYHHTSGEILLDGVDIEDYRLLNLRRHIAQVTQHVTLFSDTVANNIAYGDLAGAPRADIEKAARDAYAMDFIEQLPQGLDTQVGENGVLLSGGQRQRLAIARALLKNAPLLILDEATSALDTESERHIQAALDHVMKGRTTLVIAHRLTTIEKADLILVMDQGQIVERGTHAELMAQNGYYARLHSMGLDAPQTSGDIA, encoded by the coding sequence ATGACCGAATCCAGCCCCAGCACAAGCGAATCGAGCTTGAAGATATATCTGCGCCTGCTCAGCTATGTCCGGCCTTATGTCGGCCTTTTCCTGCTGAGTATCCTCGGGTTTCTTATTTTCGCTTCGACCCAGCCAATGCTTGGTTACATCCTCAAGTATTTCGTCGATGGCCTGTCCAATCCGGATGCAGTGCTGTTCCCCACTGTTCCCTATTTGCGTGATCTGCGCCTGTTGCAGGTCGTGCCGATACTGATCGTATTGATCGCCGCCTGGCAGGGCCTGGGTTCCTTCCTGGGTAACTACTTCCTGGCCAAGGTGTCTCTGGGCCTGGTGCATGACTTGCGGGTTCAGCTGTTCAATAACCTGCTGGTACTGCCCAATCGCTACTTTGACAAGCACAACTCGGGCCACCTGATCTCCCGTATCACCTTCAACGTGACCATGGTCACCGGCGCTGCCACCGATGCGATCAAGGTCGTCATCCGTGAAGGCATGACCGTTGTGTTCCTGTTTGGCTCGTTGCTGTGGATGAACTGGCGCCTGACGCTGGTGATGGTTGCGATCCTGCCGCTGATTGCCGTCATGGTGAGCACGGCCAGCAAAAAATTCCGCAAGCAAAGCAAGAAGATCCAGGTAGCGATGGGTGACGTGACGCACGTCGCCTCGGAAACTATTCAGGGTTATCGCGTTGTACGCAGTTTTGGCGGTGAAGCCTACGAGCAGAAGCGCTTTCTGGAAGCCAGTCAGAGCAACACTGACAAGCAACTGCGCATGACCCGTACCGGGGCGATTTACACCCCGATGCTGCAACTGGTCATCTACGTGGCCATGGGCGTCCTGATGTTCCTGGTGCTTTACCTGCGCGGCGACTCTTCGGCGGGCGACATGATTGCCTACATCACCCTGGCCGGTTTGTTGCCCAAGCCGATTCGCCAGCTGTCTGAAGTCAGCTCGACGATCCAGAAGGGTGTGGCCGGTGCTGAAAGCATCTTTGAACAACTGGACGAGCAGCCTGAAGTAGACACCGGCACTGTTGAGCGCGACCACGTCAGCGGTCGCCTTGAAGTGCGTAACCTGAACTTCACCTACCCGGACACCGATCGTCAGGTGCTCAAGGACGTGACCTTCACGGCCGAACCAGGGCAGATGGTGGCGCTTGTGGGGCGTTCCGGTAGCGGCAAGTCGACACTGGCGAACCTGATTCCGCGTTTCTATCACCACACGTCGGGCGAAATTCTGCTCGATGGTGTTGATATCGAGGACTACCGCCTGCTTAACCTGCGCCGTCATATTGCCCAGGTGACTCAGCATGTGACCCTGTTCAGCGACACCGTGGCCAACAACATTGCCTATGGCGATTTGGCGGGTGCACCCCGTGCCGATATCGAAAAAGCGGCGCGTGATGCCTACGCGATGGACTTTATCGAGCAATTGCCACAAGGCCTGGACACTCAGGTCGGCGAGAACGGCGTGCTGCTTTCCGGCGGTCAGCGCCAGCGTCTGGCCATTGCCCGGGCGTTGCTCAAGAATGCGCCATTGTTGATTCTGGATGAAGCCACCTCGGCGCTGGATACCGAGTCTGAGCGCCATATCCAGGCAGCACTCGACCACGTGATGAAAGGCCGTACCACGCTGGTGATCGCTCACCGCCTGACGACCATCGAGAAAGCCGATCTGATCCTGGTCATGGATCAGGGTCAAATTGTCGAGCGCGGCACCCATGCCGAGCTGATGGCGCAAAACGGCTACTACGCGCGCCTTCACTCGATGGGCCTTGATGCGCCTCAAACCTCGGGCGATATCGCCTAG
- the waaA gene encoding lipid IV(A) 3-deoxy-D-manno-octulosonic acid transferase — protein MNRTLYTLLFHLGLPLVAIRLWLRARKAPAYARRIGERFALNLPVLQPGGIWVHAVSVGESIAAAPMIRELLKRYPQLPITVTCMTPTGSERIQALFANEPRIQHCYLPYDLPWAAARFLDRVKPRLGVIMETELWPNHIHQCAKRGIPVALANARLSAHSAKGYARFAGLTRPMLEEMSLIAVQTEAEAERFRLLGARPECVEVTGSIKFDVSIDPQLLVKARALREQWQAQERPVWIAASTHEGEDEIVLSAHRQLLASYPNGLLILVPRHPERFNSVFQLCQREGFATVRRSSGEPVAAQTQVLLGDTMGELLFLYALADSAFVGGSLVPNGGHNLLEPAALAKPVLSGPHLFNFLEIAAKLREAAALEEVEDAQGLALAVQRLFELPQDAQRMAEAGLKVMQLNQGALQRLLDGLARLMAR, from the coding sequence ATGAATAGAACTCTCTACACCTTGCTGTTTCATCTGGGGCTGCCGCTGGTGGCGATTCGTTTGTGGCTGCGGGCGCGCAAGGCGCCAGCCTATGCCCGGCGCATTGGCGAACGTTTTGCCTTGAACCTGCCGGTCCTGCAGCCGGGCGGGATATGGGTACATGCGGTGTCTGTAGGCGAGAGCATTGCCGCTGCGCCCATGATTCGCGAGCTGCTCAAGCGTTATCCACAGTTGCCGATCACCGTGACCTGCATGACGCCGACCGGGTCCGAGCGGATCCAGGCGCTGTTCGCAAACGAGCCGCGTATTCAGCATTGTTACCTGCCCTACGATTTGCCGTGGGCGGCAGCGCGCTTTCTGGATCGGGTCAAGCCCAGGCTTGGCGTGATCATGGAAACCGAGTTGTGGCCCAACCATATCCACCAGTGCGCCAAGCGCGGAATCCCGGTGGCGCTGGCCAATGCCCGGTTGTCTGCGCATTCGGCCAAAGGCTATGCGCGGTTTGCGGGCCTGACCCGGCCCATGCTCGAAGAAATGAGCCTGATCGCCGTGCAGACCGAGGCGGAGGCTGAGCGTTTTCGGCTCCTGGGCGCGCGCCCTGAATGCGTTGAGGTCACCGGCTCGATCAAATTCGACGTGAGTATTGATCCTCAACTACTGGTCAAAGCCCGAGCGTTGCGTGAGCAATGGCAGGCGCAAGAGCGTCCGGTGTGGATTGCTGCCAGCACCCACGAGGGCGAAGACGAGATCGTGTTGTCGGCCCATCGTCAATTGCTCGCCAGTTACCCCAATGGGCTGCTGATATTGGTGCCGCGTCATCCTGAACGTTTCAATTCGGTATTCCAATTGTGCCAGCGCGAAGGGTTTGCCACCGTGCGCCGCTCAAGCGGTGAGCCGGTTGCGGCTCAAACCCAGGTGCTGCTGGGCGACACCATGGGTGAATTGCTGTTTTTGTATGCCCTGGCAGACAGCGCCTTTGTCGGTGGCAGCCTGGTGCCCAACGGCGGGCATAACCTGCTGGAACCGGCGGCGCTGGCCAAGCCCGTGCTGAGCGGGCCGCACCTGTTCAACTTCCTCGAAATTGCCGCCAAGCTGCGCGAAGCGGCAGCCCTGGAAGAGGTCGAGGATGCGCAAGGTCTGGCCCTCGCCGTGCAGCGCCTGTTTGAGTTGCCGCAAGACGCACAGCGCATGGCTGAGGCAGGCCTCAAAGTCATGCAGCTCAATCAGGGCGCCTTGCAGCGATTGCTCGACGGCCTGGCGCGCTTGATGGCGCGCTAA
- a CDS encoding metal ABC transporter ATPase: MPRMLIRKNPSDFKTLPLYVEATPEGLSYQSVGMPLNFTQTLQKRRPVKVANSERFSLELANLGVSVRLTLHWQGRDYWVLVRQRRQDRGDVVLKLISGYVPAHEVNLPLHTAIQEIAEECLLETPEGWLSGRFNETWLPAPYAAALHYREALPFRLTPLSGAARPVRCGSQPLLERPRAYVHLPTASLQLIYDLRLEVPKEAKSLSLFHVDERLEGDQLVARLDRKHPDLYLIPLTDGQPCAELYTLTKDQLHPASTRGVRLAESFAPQDGWVVHDERIHWKDWVKQQGLSPPTPESRLKRLTGRARQIFRKVVKKV, from the coding sequence ATGCCGCGCATGCTGATCCGCAAGAACCCCAGCGACTTCAAAACCCTGCCGTTGTATGTCGAAGCCACACCTGAGGGGCTGAGCTATCAAAGCGTCGGCATGCCGCTGAACTTCACGCAAACCCTGCAAAAACGCCGACCGGTGAAAGTGGCCAACAGCGAGCGCTTTTCCCTGGAACTGGCAAACCTTGGGGTATCGGTGCGCTTGACCTTGCATTGGCAAGGCCGCGACTACTGGGTGTTGGTGCGCCAGCGCAGGCAGGATCGGGGCGATGTGGTGCTCAAGCTGATTTCAGGCTATGTGCCAGCCCATGAGGTCAACCTGCCCCTGCATACGGCGATCCAGGAAATTGCCGAAGAGTGCTTGCTGGAAACCCCCGAAGGCTGGCTCAGCGGGCGCTTCAACGAAACGTGGCTACCGGCCCCCTATGCAGCCGCCCTGCATTACCGTGAAGCCCTGCCCTTTCGCCTGACGCCACTGTCTGGAGCTGCGCGGCCCGTGCGCTGTGGCAGCCAGCCCCTGCTGGAACGACCACGGGCCTACGTGCATTTACCGACGGCGTCACTGCAACTGATTTACGACCTGCGCCTGGAGGTCCCCAAGGAAGCCAAGTCCCTGAGCCTGTTTCATGTCGACGAGCGACTGGAAGGTGATCAACTGGTCGCGCGCCTGGACCGCAAGCACCCGGACCTGTACTTGATCCCGCTGACCGATGGCCAGCCCTGCGCCGAGCTGTACACCCTCACCAAAGACCAATTGCACCCTGCCAGTACCCGGGGCGTGCGTCTGGCCGAGAGCTTTGCGCCTCAGGACGGTTGGGTGGTACACGACGAGCGGATTCACTGGAAGGATTGGGTCAAGCAGCAAGGCTTGAGCCCGCCGACACCGGAGTCCAGGCTCAAGCGCCTGACCGGCAGGGCGCGGCAGATATTCAGAAAGGTCGTGAAGAAGGTTTAA